In the genome of Methanopyrus kandleri AV19, one region contains:
- a CDS encoding GTP-binding protein: MKLVIVSGTPGSGKTAVILHALERLLDQYNPAVVKVDCLRTDDHEVYRERLGIPATDALAKDMCPDHFAAYNLEHMVRWAEEHGADLLVVETAGLCLRCAPYVDACLGVCVADVTLGPNSPAKVGPFLQTADVVCVNKGDLVSQAEREVYVRKVAEVNPDCRVIETNGLTGAGCELLARLIEEEAPELPDTLDEVRLREKAPLAVCTLCVGETRVAERYHRGVLRRIDGFTEYRGE; encoded by the coding sequence GTGAAGCTGGTAATAGTCTCGGGCACGCCCGGATCCGGTAAGACCGCCGTCATCCTCCACGCACTGGAACGACTACTCGACCAGTACAACCCCGCTGTCGTCAAAGTCGACTGTCTCCGCACCGACGACCATGAGGTGTACCGTGAGCGCTTAGGGATTCCCGCCACCGACGCCCTAGCTAAGGACATGTGTCCCGACCACTTCGCAGCTTATAACCTCGAACACATGGTTCGCTGGGCCGAAGAACACGGTGCGGACCTGCTCGTCGTGGAAACCGCGGGTCTCTGCCTCCGCTGCGCACCCTACGTCGATGCCTGTCTTGGAGTCTGCGTCGCCGACGTCACCTTAGGTCCGAACTCCCCAGCCAAGGTCGGTCCCTTCCTGCAGACAGCCGACGTTGTCTGCGTCAACAAGGGCGACCTGGTCTCCCAGGCCGAACGTGAGGTCTACGTTCGGAAGGTGGCCGAGGTGAATCCAGACTGTCGGGTCATCGAAACCAACGGACTCACCGGAGCCGGCTGTGAACTACTAGCTCGACTGATCGAAGAGGAAGCCCCCGAGCTGCCCGATACCCTCGACGAAGTCAGACTCCGTGAGAAGGCTCCGCTCGCCGTCTGCACGCTCTGCGTGGGCGAGACACGGGTTGCCGAGCGTTACCACCGTGGGGTGCTCAGGCGCATTGACGGATTCACGGAGTACCGAGGTGAGTAA
- a CDS encoding (Fe-S)-binding protein codes for MSKLVELLPGFHCGACGYDRCDDFAEALVRGEAKLDDCPYLQTERFAEERRRLEKLLEEIGEAEGARPSITGVLDGYEADLVLSPLPDEPACREILHPFWSEADIEEGDVIRYRPWGCPTTHFARVLDAEKGLLTVHIVGPRHRLGETDFEYKDVGLCLVVGFEGIVSEGRVPNVGETVRFVPEHCMMQKVHSGVVIEAVGDRLRIECIDLKVWAPPK; via the coding sequence GTGAGTAAGCTCGTCGAACTGCTTCCTGGGTTCCACTGTGGAGCCTGCGGGTACGACCGATGCGATGACTTCGCCGAGGCACTGGTCCGCGGGGAGGCCAAGCTTGACGACTGCCCTTACCTTCAAACCGAGCGGTTCGCCGAGGAGCGCCGACGGCTCGAGAAACTCCTGGAGGAGATCGGAGAAGCCGAAGGAGCGCGCCCCAGCATCACTGGAGTCCTGGACGGCTACGAGGCCGACTTAGTGCTTTCACCCCTCCCGGACGAGCCCGCCTGCCGTGAGATCCTCCATCCTTTCTGGTCCGAGGCCGATATCGAGGAGGGTGACGTCATCCGCTACAGGCCGTGGGGTTGTCCTACCACGCATTTCGCGCGCGTTCTCGATGCGGAGAAGGGTCTCCTGACAGTCCATATCGTAGGACCTAGGCACCGACTCGGCGAAACTGACTTCGAGTATAAGGACGTTGGCCTGTGCCTCGTAGTCGGGTTCGAGGGGATCGTATCGGAAGGTAGAGTGCCCAATGTCGGGGAGACGGTCCGGTTCGTCCCGGAGCACTGCATGATGCAGAAAGTTCACTCTGGGGTGGTTATCGAGGCAGTCGGTGACCGGTTGCGCATAGAGTGTATCGACCTGAAGGTTTGGGCTCCGCCGAAGTAA
- a CDS encoding damage-control phosphatase ARMT1 family protein, which yields MRAVPRCVPCVLEIAVNTVERAVPEDRQKEAILAATERVSELYRMEPTPQPPRLGTEAQRTVMKYSEDPDPYREEKRRANERAAAVARELESDLENIEDPEELLKRAAAAAIVGNTIDFAVAGHEFDLDELREEISSAEFAVFDLKPEDLRGARVLYLCDNAGEIALDKLLIEVLVEELECDVVVAVRGGPIVNDATREDAEQVGITEICDVIDTGAEMLGLLATEVSEEFAEELSSADVVISKGQGNFESIPEEPFPDVPVYFLLRAKCEPVAEELGVEVGSNVALRWEPEDENVRRWREIVR from the coding sequence ATGAGGGCAGTACCACGGTGCGTACCGTGCGTGCTTGAAATCGCGGTAAACACCGTCGAACGAGCTGTTCCGGAGGATCGTCAGAAGGAGGCCATCCTAGCCGCAACCGAGCGTGTGAGCGAGTTGTACCGGATGGAACCCACACCCCAACCTCCGAGACTGGGTACCGAAGCACAACGGACCGTCATGAAGTACTCGGAGGATCCGGACCCCTACCGAGAGGAGAAGCGGCGGGCCAACGAGCGCGCGGCGGCGGTCGCACGGGAGCTCGAGAGCGATCTCGAGAATATCGAGGACCCTGAGGAACTCCTGAAGCGGGCCGCGGCCGCGGCGATCGTCGGTAACACTATCGACTTCGCGGTAGCAGGCCATGAGTTCGACCTCGACGAACTCCGTGAGGAGATCAGCAGCGCGGAGTTCGCAGTCTTCGACCTGAAACCTGAGGATCTCAGAGGCGCACGCGTGCTCTACCTGTGCGATAACGCGGGAGAGATCGCCCTGGATAAGCTGCTGATCGAGGTGTTGGTGGAAGAGTTGGAGTGCGACGTGGTAGTGGCCGTCCGCGGTGGTCCGATAGTGAACGACGCCACGCGGGAGGACGCCGAGCAAGTCGGTATTACCGAGATCTGCGACGTGATCGACACGGGGGCCGAGATGCTCGGACTGCTCGCGACCGAAGTCAGCGAGGAGTTCGCCGAGGAGTTATCCTCCGCCGACGTGGTGATATCCAAAGGGCAAGGTAACTTCGAGTCCATCCCGGAGGAGCCGTTCCCCGACGTGCCCGTGTACTTCCTGCTGAGGGCTAAGTGCGAGCCCGTCGCCGAGGAGCTAGGGGTCGAAGTAGGGAGCAACGTGGCACTGCGCTGGGAACCCGAGGACGAGAACGTCCGACGATGGAGGGAAATCGTGAGGTGA
- a CDS encoding Zn-dependent protease: MRRQLPLEPVAAEKVEEEYELVTLLVCDNCDYFEFKPHDREVVYERKGKCPKCGGTLLVEGVFRTDADPSMFPSYKDVKSVERALESAGYEVKEFRVREDGSVVFHYERKGDAHRLARKLAEMKFTAEPEGKAGRLVVQRFEVPEQEPGWLALLGLSVPVFAYLGGWLAFGSTWAAVEFALAFSAIYFGKEIAKLWVAKVEGLRPRLPFFLAVPPFPGAFSSVIRSEVRPMLVESLCRVGVAGLVAGFLLSTAMFLLGSAFDHTPVRMLVWHNPWTLLLSRELGIVANPITLAGWAGLVITWLSALPVYPLEGGYILRYYYDTRTVKWFSVASAFIQGWLHWYHIAVATVIVLVKITAKLPSDRSFLDDDESKSWLPALLLVALFVLLISPAPFGLWPLEHSKVPHNLQWLFLR; the protein is encoded by the coding sequence ATGAGACGACAGTTACCCCTGGAACCCGTGGCAGCCGAGAAGGTAGAGGAGGAGTATGAGCTGGTAACCTTGCTCGTGTGTGACAATTGCGATTACTTCGAATTCAAACCCCACGACCGTGAGGTAGTATACGAGCGGAAGGGTAAGTGCCCTAAATGTGGTGGGACGTTACTAGTCGAGGGCGTGTTCCGTACGGATGCCGACCCGTCGATGTTTCCATCGTATAAAGACGTTAAGAGTGTTGAAAGGGCCCTCGAAAGTGCGGGATACGAGGTGAAGGAGTTCCGTGTCCGGGAGGACGGTTCGGTCGTTTTCCACTACGAGCGGAAGGGAGACGCGCATCGCCTGGCTAGGAAGCTTGCTGAGATGAAATTCACAGCGGAACCGGAGGGGAAGGCCGGTAGGCTGGTCGTACAGCGTTTCGAAGTTCCCGAACAGGAGCCGGGCTGGTTGGCTCTGCTGGGGCTTTCGGTTCCGGTATTCGCGTACTTGGGCGGATGGTTGGCGTTCGGCTCGACCTGGGCCGCGGTGGAGTTCGCACTCGCGTTCTCGGCGATTTACTTCGGCAAGGAGATCGCGAAGCTCTGGGTAGCGAAGGTGGAAGGCCTCAGACCGCGCCTGCCGTTTTTCCTCGCGGTCCCTCCCTTCCCAGGGGCATTCTCCTCGGTGATTCGCTCGGAAGTTCGACCTATGCTGGTTGAATCGTTGTGCCGGGTGGGCGTAGCCGGTCTGGTGGCCGGGTTTCTACTATCCACCGCGATGTTCCTCCTAGGTTCCGCGTTCGACCATACGCCCGTCCGAATGCTCGTGTGGCACAACCCGTGGACGTTGCTCCTATCGCGCGAACTCGGAATCGTCGCGAACCCGATCACGTTGGCTGGATGGGCGGGACTCGTCATCACCTGGCTCTCGGCCCTGCCGGTGTACCCGCTCGAAGGAGGATACATCCTGCGATATTACTACGATACCCGCACCGTCAAGTGGTTCTCTGTGGCGTCGGCGTTCATCCAAGGCTGGCTGCACTGGTACCACATAGCGGTGGCGACCGTGATCGTGCTGGTTAAGATAACGGCGAAACTACCGTCCGACCGCTCGTTCTTGGACGATGACGAGAGCAAGAGCTGGCTACCCGCCTTGCTGCTGGTGGCCCTGTTCGTCCTGCTGATATCACCGGCACCGTTCGGGCTGTGGCCCTTAGAACACTCGAAGGTACCACACAACCTGCAGTGGCTGTTCCTGAGGTGA
- a CDS encoding secondary thiamine-phosphate synthase enzyme YjbQ, with the protein MSPGVRALSVYQAELRIKSERRVQVIDVTDQVREKVRESGVEKGIAHVYSRHTTAAVVVNEPESGLLRDIVNKLEELVPQGAGYEHDRIDNNADAHLRALLLGSSVTIPVSDGDLVLGTWQSVLFVELDGPRSRRLLVTVVGE; encoded by the coding sequence ATGTCCCCCGGGGTGCGGGCGTTGTCAGTGTACCAGGCCGAGCTGAGGATCAAGTCGGAACGCAGGGTTCAGGTGATCGACGTCACCGACCAGGTCAGAGAGAAAGTTAGGGAGAGCGGAGTGGAGAAAGGGATCGCTCACGTGTACTCACGGCACACCACCGCGGCCGTGGTCGTGAACGAGCCCGAGTCGGGTCTCCTCCGTGATATCGTTAATAAGCTTGAAGAGCTAGTGCCCCAAGGTGCGGGGTACGAACACGATAGAATCGACAACAACGCCGATGCACACCTGCGCGCTCTACTCCTAGGGAGTTCCGTCACCATCCCCGTATCCGACGGTGATCTCGTACTGGGAACCTGGCAATCCGTGCTGTTCGTGGAGTTAGACGGCCCACGATCTCGTCGTCTGCTCGTGACCGTGGTGGGGGAGTGA
- a CDS encoding mechanosensitive ion channel family protein, whose product MELPSMKLPSAHVEPLKLATAIVIALLLVKIMGRAARAVRGKLEEEDLQDLGWWVEKTLLYGSYLLAFSIVLESLGVSLWALVTGLGLAGAGIAVAARDLIANLLAGLYLALERPFEVGDRIRVGEYSGEVVDLRIRCTVLKSRGRRIVIPNSVLVNETVEKLDDSDECEFEVVVEGSPGEIGRRLAALEKELDSLKLKYYEISVERVESGRTLVRVRTAGKEVDSVHGAVRRALVKRPGGTDR is encoded by the coding sequence GTGGAACTGCCGTCGATGAAGCTCCCGTCGGCACACGTGGAGCCGCTGAAGCTGGCCACGGCGATCGTAATAGCCTTGCTCCTCGTGAAGATCATGGGTCGAGCGGCTCGGGCCGTTCGGGGTAAGCTCGAAGAGGAGGACTTACAGGATTTGGGGTGGTGGGTGGAGAAGACGCTCCTGTATGGTTCTTACCTCCTGGCGTTCTCGATAGTCCTCGAGTCCCTAGGGGTGAGCCTCTGGGCTCTCGTCACTGGATTAGGGCTGGCCGGAGCCGGTATCGCGGTAGCCGCCCGTGATCTTATTGCGAACCTACTAGCGGGGTTGTACCTGGCACTGGAGCGCCCCTTCGAAGTGGGTGACAGAATCCGAGTCGGTGAGTACTCAGGGGAGGTGGTTGACCTCCGAATCCGGTGCACGGTGTTGAAGTCCAGAGGTCGGAGGATAGTCATTCCCAACTCCGTTCTAGTCAACGAGACCGTGGAGAAGCTGGACGACTCCGACGAATGCGAGTTCGAGGTCGTAGTAGAGGGATCCCCGGGTGAAATCGGGCGCCGGTTGGCCGCGCTCGAAAAAGAGTTGGACTCCCTAAAGCTGAAGTATTACGAGATCTCGGTGGAACGTGTGGAGTCGGGCAGGACGCTGGTCCGGGTGCGGACGGCTGGGAAGGAAGTGGATAGTGTGCATGGGGCGGTTCGACGCGCGCTCGTGAAGAGGCCTGGCGGGACAGACCGCTGA
- a CDS encoding formylmethanofuran--tetrahydromethanopterin N-formyltransferase has translation MVEINGVPVEDTFCEAFKGLYARFIVTAADERPLREAAENVAALPATVFGESEAGVERWLDPEETPDGRPGFVAQMWVEYGDDAVKKLEHELGKRIRQGVLVRPTTRVFDACEDPDGYIDTERPIGRCADGYEYTDVRFDREMVHVPIMMGEFLIERRLGYAEGVAGGLVWLFCEDVDAALEAGYRAVEALRDVEGVITPFNVCAAGSKPETIYPDIGPTTNHPYCPTLRDRILDSKVPEGVEAIPEIVINGVSLDVVKRAIGIAIEAATEVDGVVKVSAGNFGGKLGDYRIPLRECIRE, from the coding sequence TTGGTGGAGATCAACGGAGTACCTGTAGAGGACACGTTCTGTGAGGCTTTCAAAGGCTTGTACGCACGGTTCATCGTGACGGCTGCCGACGAGCGTCCCTTGCGTGAGGCTGCTGAGAACGTCGCCGCTCTGCCGGCTACCGTCTTCGGCGAATCTGAGGCAGGCGTGGAACGCTGGTTGGACCCGGAGGAGACCCCGGACGGTCGCCCGGGGTTCGTCGCTCAGATGTGGGTGGAGTACGGTGATGACGCCGTGAAGAAACTGGAGCACGAGCTCGGGAAGCGCATACGTCAGGGTGTGCTGGTACGACCGACCACCAGGGTATTCGACGCTTGCGAGGATCCGGACGGCTACATCGACACGGAACGCCCCATCGGCCGTTGCGCCGACGGGTACGAATACACCGACGTACGTTTCGACCGGGAGATGGTCCACGTTCCGATCATGATGGGCGAGTTCCTGATCGAGCGTCGGCTGGGGTACGCGGAAGGTGTCGCAGGGGGCTTAGTATGGCTGTTCTGCGAAGACGTCGATGCCGCGCTCGAAGCCGGTTACCGGGCCGTTGAGGCCCTGCGAGACGTAGAAGGCGTCATCACTCCCTTCAACGTCTGTGCCGCCGGTTCGAAGCCCGAAACTATCTACCCGGACATCGGTCCGACGACCAACCACCCATACTGTCCGACCCTCCGCGATAGGATCCTCGACTCGAAGGTCCCGGAAGGTGTCGAGGCGATCCCCGAGATCGTGATCAACGGGGTCTCGCTCGACGTGGTGAAGCGAGCGATCGGAATCGCTATCGAGGCCGCCACGGAGGTTGACGGCGTCGTCAAGGTGTCCGCCGGGAACTTCGGAGGTAAACTCGGCGACTACAGGATTCCGCTGCGGGAGTGCATTCGGGAGTGA
- a CDS encoding carbohydrate kinase family protein — MGLGALNVDELLYIPRMPERDDSVPVERRVRRGGGSAANTICWLAHLGREVGFVGKVGSDDAGDLLLREFEEYGVDTSRVVRGDGHSGTAFCLVSGDDRRILVDPGVNDELRPDEVDLDYIRKARVLHTSSFIGLRSETSLETLKRTMKAVADELMVTFSPATMVLRGWSYLEPYFEAADVVFLNETEAVHLTGDIEETLNRLAELVEVTIVTRGSDPAIVQEGTEISEVAPEPVPEEDIVDPTGAGDAFAAGFIEGILRGEPADRCCERGHAVAAECLRIEGCRPPTEGRSE; from the coding sequence GTGGGTCTCGGCGCCCTCAACGTGGACGAGCTTCTGTACATCCCTCGAATGCCCGAACGCGACGATTCGGTACCTGTCGAACGGAGAGTACGGCGGGGAGGGGGATCCGCGGCGAACACTATCTGTTGGCTCGCCCACCTCGGGAGAGAAGTGGGGTTCGTCGGGAAAGTCGGCAGCGATGATGCTGGGGATCTCCTACTCCGGGAGTTCGAAGAGTACGGCGTCGATACCTCCAGAGTCGTCAGGGGTGACGGACACAGCGGTACGGCGTTCTGTCTGGTCTCCGGAGACGATAGGAGAATCCTCGTCGATCCCGGGGTCAACGACGAGCTTCGACCGGATGAGGTCGATCTCGATTACATCCGTAAGGCCCGCGTACTCCACACCAGCTCGTTCATCGGATTACGATCGGAGACGTCCCTAGAGACCCTGAAGCGGACCATGAAGGCGGTAGCGGACGAGCTGATGGTGACTTTCTCTCCCGCCACGATGGTCTTGCGTGGCTGGTCCTACTTGGAACCGTACTTCGAAGCCGCCGACGTCGTGTTCCTCAACGAGACGGAGGCGGTTCACTTGACGGGCGATATCGAGGAGACCCTCAATAGGCTGGCCGAACTCGTGGAAGTAACGATCGTCACCCGCGGGTCCGACCCCGCGATCGTCCAAGAAGGGACCGAGATCTCGGAAGTGGCCCCGGAGCCCGTTCCGGAGGAGGACATCGTAGATCCTACGGGGGCGGGGGATGCCTTCGCGGCCGGATTCATCGAAGGTATTCTACGGGGTGAACCGGCCGACCGGTGCTGCGAGCGCGGTCACGCGGTAGCCGCCGAGTGTCTGAGAATCGAGGGGTGCCGCCCTCCCACGGAAGGACGCTCCGAATAG
- a CDS encoding 7-carboxy-7-deazaguanine synthase QueE, producing the protein MYEVFLSLQGEGKFVGEPQAFVRFSGCNLRCAYCDEPASRSSRRRALIRRVSGEVELELPVPCGPEDVVEVLVELEDLEDTFGTVSLTGGEPLVQPWGALKELIERLRERGFRVLLETNASLPDRAPLIDELADVVSADVKLPSHGPNMDDFPDRCLRFLERISAEVYAKVVLVDEECYQHAESALKGLHRLGVEPIYLQPATGSEHDLEDLWELAGLVNADVRVLPQVHKLVDFIPR; encoded by the coding sequence GTGTACGAGGTGTTCCTCTCACTGCAGGGAGAGGGCAAGTTCGTGGGGGAGCCGCAGGCGTTCGTCCGATTCTCAGGGTGTAACCTGAGATGTGCATACTGTGACGAGCCAGCCTCCCGAAGCAGCCGCCGGAGGGCCCTGATTCGACGTGTGAGCGGAGAGGTGGAGCTCGAGCTCCCGGTCCCATGCGGACCGGAGGACGTCGTCGAAGTGCTGGTGGAATTAGAGGACCTGGAGGACACGTTCGGAACCGTCTCGTTGACCGGGGGAGAACCTCTCGTCCAGCCGTGGGGCGCACTGAAGGAGTTGATCGAGAGGCTCCGTGAACGCGGGTTCCGGGTACTGCTCGAGACCAATGCCTCACTACCTGACCGAGCTCCGTTGATCGACGAATTGGCGGATGTAGTTTCCGCGGACGTGAAACTGCCGTCACACGGACCCAACATGGACGATTTTCCCGACCGTTGTCTGAGGTTCCTCGAGAGGATCAGCGCGGAGGTTTACGCTAAGGTAGTACTGGTGGACGAGGAATGTTACCAGCACGCTGAGAGCGCACTGAAGGGGCTTCATCGGCTGGGTGTAGAACCGATATACCTACAACCGGCGACGGGCTCTGAGCACGACCTCGAGGATCTTTGGGAGTTAGCCGGGCTGGTGAACGCCGACGTGCGGGTGTTGCCGCAAGTGCACAAGCTCGTGGACTTCATCCCGAGGTGA
- a CDS encoding 6-pyruvoyl trahydropterin synthase family protein: protein MYLDGRELGLRFSACHVIPGHGKCGRLHGHTYHVSVELLGERTEPHGFVYDFDELKSTVRELIKPLDHRVLLPTESELFEIEESGNEITVRLSDGKRYVFPREDVVLIPTRSLSAEDLAEYLADELERRLAGDNLKELRVRVDEGWGQGAEVVRRLD, encoded by the coding sequence GTGTATTTGGACGGTAGGGAGTTAGGGCTGAGGTTTTCGGCGTGCCACGTGATTCCAGGACATGGTAAGTGCGGTCGCTTGCACGGTCACACGTACCATGTGTCGGTTGAGCTACTCGGAGAGCGCACGGAACCACACGGCTTCGTGTACGACTTCGACGAGCTCAAAAGCACGGTGCGAGAGCTGATAAAGCCCTTGGATCATCGGGTGTTGTTACCGACCGAGTCCGAACTTTTCGAGATCGAGGAATCTGGGAACGAGATCACGGTTCGGCTGTCGGACGGCAAGCGCTACGTGTTTCCCAGGGAGGATGTTGTATTGATCCCTACCCGTTCACTATCGGCCGAAGACTTGGCGGAGTACCTAGCGGACGAGTTGGAACGCAGGCTGGCGGGTGACAATCTGAAGGAACTACGCGTCCGGGTGGACGAAGGATGGGGACAGGGGGCAGAGGTCGTCCGACGCCTGGATTGA
- the pheT gene encoding phenylalanine--tRNA ligase subunit beta has product MVTIHYDKLVKILGREVSFEELAHNLIPMLGSDVERIDEREMVIETEFFPNRPDLYSVEGVARALKGFLGIETGIPEYNVRRSDVEARVEESVLDARPCLAVAVVRGVEFEDERDLEHLMEFQEHLHWVIGRDRKKAAIGIHDFEAVEPPLRYFLADPNDRSWAFEPLDHPGEEMTPAEVLRRHEKGRQYAHLVSDGAPILADEEGVISFPPVINSERTRVTQDTTDLLIDVTGTDWRSVLDALHVIVCNLAERGAEILTVEILGAYERTTPTMELDVWDVPVSEARKLLGIDLSGEQLEELLERARHGAIFVPEGERELREYPLPDVYHIEADWREIPPILYEEDVVRVFVGPRRTNILHEWDLIEDAGIMYNYDRFEPTVPDFYTPSRADREREFINVVRDTLARMKFVEVNSLTLISPEENYRKMRLEPDGRAVKLANPIQKEYTIVRTWILPSLMRFLADNKHRPYPQRVFELGEVIERDEDAETGAKDRWKLALAIAGPGVGFSEIKSVVEALLRELDVTGWEITERKHRSFINGRCAAVLADGRELGFFGEIHPEVLTEFDLEVPVVGGEFDVAALRTAAGW; this is encoded by the coding sequence GTGGTCACGATCCACTACGATAAGCTCGTGAAAATACTCGGAAGGGAAGTCTCGTTCGAGGAGCTAGCTCATAATCTCATCCCGATGCTCGGTAGCGATGTGGAGCGAATCGACGAGCGTGAAATGGTTATCGAGACAGAGTTCTTTCCGAACCGTCCCGACCTGTACAGCGTGGAGGGTGTTGCGCGGGCACTCAAGGGATTTCTGGGGATAGAGACGGGCATACCTGAGTACAACGTTCGTCGCTCGGACGTGGAGGCACGGGTCGAAGAGAGCGTACTCGACGCGCGCCCCTGCCTTGCGGTCGCCGTCGTCCGCGGCGTCGAGTTCGAGGACGAGCGTGACTTGGAGCACCTCATGGAGTTCCAGGAGCACCTCCACTGGGTGATAGGGAGGGACAGGAAAAAGGCTGCGATCGGTATCCACGACTTCGAAGCGGTAGAGCCACCTCTCAGGTACTTCCTCGCGGATCCGAACGACAGGTCATGGGCGTTCGAGCCACTCGACCACCCGGGCGAAGAGATGACGCCTGCCGAGGTCCTCAGACGGCACGAAAAGGGCCGGCAGTACGCTCACCTGGTGTCCGACGGGGCCCCGATCCTCGCGGACGAGGAGGGAGTGATCTCGTTCCCTCCGGTGATAAACTCGGAGCGCACCAGGGTCACGCAGGACACGACGGACCTGCTCATCGACGTGACCGGTACAGATTGGCGATCCGTGTTGGACGCGCTTCACGTGATCGTGTGCAACCTGGCCGAACGCGGCGCGGAAATCCTTACCGTTGAGATACTGGGGGCCTACGAGCGGACGACTCCAACGATGGAACTCGATGTATGGGACGTTCCCGTGAGCGAGGCTCGGAAACTGTTGGGGATCGATCTCTCCGGCGAGCAGCTGGAGGAGCTGCTGGAACGCGCTCGGCACGGGGCGATCTTCGTTCCCGAGGGTGAGCGTGAGCTCCGGGAGTACCCGCTCCCGGATGTGTACCACATCGAGGCTGATTGGCGTGAGATCCCTCCGATACTCTACGAGGAGGACGTGGTACGGGTCTTCGTAGGGCCCCGGCGGACGAACATCCTTCACGAGTGGGACCTGATCGAAGACGCGGGGATCATGTACAATTACGACCGGTTCGAGCCCACGGTACCCGACTTCTACACGCCATCACGTGCCGATAGGGAGCGCGAATTCATCAACGTCGTGCGTGATACCCTCGCGAGGATGAAGTTCGTCGAGGTGAACTCCCTGACTCTCATCAGTCCAGAAGAGAACTATCGGAAAATGCGCCTCGAACCGGACGGCCGCGCGGTGAAGTTAGCTAATCCGATTCAGAAGGAGTACACGATCGTACGAACGTGGATCCTCCCGTCTCTGATGCGTTTCCTCGCGGACAACAAGCACCGTCCGTATCCGCAACGGGTGTTCGAGCTCGGGGAGGTGATCGAACGGGACGAGGACGCGGAGACCGGTGCCAAGGACCGGTGGAAACTGGCGCTGGCGATCGCCGGCCCCGGTGTGGGCTTCTCCGAGATTAAGTCCGTGGTGGAGGCACTACTGCGCGAACTGGACGTCACCGGGTGGGAGATTACCGAGAGAAAACACCGATCATTTATTAATGGAAGGTGCGCCGCCGTACTCGCCGACGGGCGGGAGCTGGGTTTCTTCGGTGAAATTCATCCCGAAGTACTGACTGAGTTCGACCTCGAGGTGCCCGTAGTGGGTGGGGAGTTCGACGTCGCGGCCCTTAGAACGGCCGCCGGGTGGTGA